In one Tepidibacillus fermentans genomic region, the following are encoded:
- a CDS encoding DUF1462 family protein, with amino-acid sequence MRKTEDGKLEVLVYGTGIICASCIKAPSSEETASWLQSLFDRKYGEQIKVTYIDFQKPNNEEEKAFARRIMLEDLWYPVVVIEDEIVTEGNPNLKKIFKKLDQLGIQPKDEKMQ; translated from the coding sequence ATGCGTAAAACAGAAGATGGAAAACTTGAAGTTCTTGTCTATGGGACGGGAATCATTTGTGCGAGTTGTATTAAAGCTCCTTCAAGTGAAGAGACAGCCTCTTGGTTACAATCCTTATTTGATCGGAAATATGGTGAGCAAATCAAAGTAACCTATATCGATTTTCAAAAGCCAAATAATGAAGAAGAAAAGGCGTTTGCGAGAAGAATCATGCTTGAGGATTTATGGTATCCTGTTGTTGTGATTGAAGATGAGATCGTCACAGAGGGTAATCCGAACCTAAAGAAAATCTTTAAGAAATTAGATCAACTTGGAATTCAGCCAAAGGATGAAAAAATGCAATGA
- the mqnE gene encoding aminofutalosine synthase MqnE, with amino-acid sequence MSLIIANDPTLAPIVEKVRNGERLTLEDGLKLYESPDLLTIGQLANEVNQKKNGDYVYFTQNMYINPTNVCEAHCKFCGFRRDPGEEGAYTMGMEDLLRYVEERFNPNIREFHITGGHNHTVGFDYYVDIVKTLKKHYPDVTIKAYTAAEIVFFSEKTGKSIEEILNILIDAGLQTMPGGGAEILSERYRLLMSPEKATTQQWLDVHEAAHRLGLKTHATMLYGSIETLEERLMHMIHVRELQDKTNGFYVFIPLAVQPKKATASIKMRTSAFDDLKTIAISRLMLDNVDHIKAYFINIGTQLTQLALTFGASDVHGTLVEERISHAAGALTQVGLTRDELVWLIKGANKIPVERDTFYNKIKIYE; translated from the coding sequence ATGAGTCTAATAATCGCAAATGATCCCACATTGGCGCCTATTGTTGAAAAAGTTAGAAATGGAGAACGATTAACCCTTGAAGATGGATTGAAGCTATACGAATCACCTGATTTACTGACCATCGGCCAATTGGCCAATGAAGTGAATCAGAAGAAAAATGGGGATTACGTCTACTTTACGCAAAATATGTATATTAATCCTACGAATGTTTGTGAAGCTCATTGTAAGTTCTGTGGTTTCCGTCGTGACCCTGGTGAAGAAGGGGCTTATACCATGGGTATGGAAGATCTTCTGCGATATGTAGAAGAGCGTTTTAATCCAAATATCCGTGAATTTCATATCACAGGTGGCCACAATCATACGGTTGGTTTTGACTATTATGTAGATATTGTTAAGACTTTAAAAAAACATTATCCTGATGTCACGATAAAAGCCTATACTGCTGCTGAAATCGTCTTTTTCTCGGAAAAAACAGGCAAGTCGATTGAAGAAATTCTGAACATCTTAATTGACGCAGGACTTCAAACCATGCCAGGTGGCGGTGCCGAGATTCTCTCTGAACGTTACCGCCTGCTGATGAGCCCAGAAAAGGCAACCACCCAACAATGGCTAGATGTTCATGAAGCCGCTCATCGTTTAGGACTAAAAACTCACGCAACCATGCTTTATGGTTCCATTGAAACACTAGAAGAACGTTTAATGCATATGATTCATGTTCGCGAATTACAAGATAAGACAAATGGATTCTATGTCTTTATCCCTCTTGCCGTTCAACCGAAAAAAGCGACAGCTTCGATTAAAATGAGAACCTCTGCGTTCGATGATCTGAAGACGATCGCAATTAGTCGCTTAATGTTGGATAATGTGGATCATATTAAGGCCTATTTCATCAACATTGGAACCCAATTAACTCAGTTAGCCTTAACCTTTGGCGCTTCCGATGTTCACGGTACCCTTGTGGAAGAACGAATTAGCCATGCTGCTGGTGCATTGACTCAAGTTGGCTTAACCCGTGATGAATTAGTGTGGCTAATCAAAGGTGCCAATAAAATTCCCGTTGAAAGGGATACCTTCTATAATAAGATTAAAATATATGAGTAA
- the mqnE gene encoding aminofutalosine synthase MqnE codes for MPIMTHNDLQDIQIKVENKERLTFEDGVRLLKSNNLFAIGQMADLVRKRKNGDYVSFIVNTHLNYTNVCFLGCKLCAFGLKPDHPNAYTLSLETIEEKVKGLSEKGFSEIHIVGGVNPKLPFEYYEEMIHIIKKHNPNIHVQAFTAVEIDYIARIANLSVEETITRLQAAGLGSILGGGAEIFDPEIRAIISGHKTNADRWFMIHEITHRLGMKSNASIIYGHIEKPEHIIDHLIRLRELQDKTNGFNAFFGFAFHPDNTPLAREYNLQGETTGIYDLKMMAVARLMLDNFPHIRAFWMGIGQKLAQVSLHFGVDDLDGTVMEEQIIHSAGSESTHFVPKNSFIKMIKDAGRIPVERDTLYNTIKIYD; via the coding sequence ATGCCCATCATGACTCATAATGATTTACAAGACATTCAAATAAAAGTTGAAAACAAAGAACGATTAACATTTGAAGATGGGGTTCGTCTATTAAAATCGAATAATCTATTTGCGATCGGTCAGATGGCCGATCTAGTGAGAAAACGAAAGAATGGTGATTATGTCTCGTTTATTGTCAATACACACCTGAATTACACCAATGTCTGCTTTTTAGGATGTAAATTATGTGCGTTTGGACTTAAACCTGATCATCCAAATGCTTACACCTTATCATTAGAAACAATTGAGGAAAAAGTAAAAGGACTATCAGAAAAAGGATTTTCTGAAATTCATATCGTCGGTGGAGTCAATCCAAAACTTCCCTTTGAATACTATGAAGAAATGATTCATATTATCAAAAAACATAATCCAAACATTCACGTTCAAGCCTTTACTGCTGTCGAAATTGATTATATTGCAAGAATAGCGAATCTTTCAGTAGAAGAAACGATTACACGTTTACAAGCGGCTGGTCTAGGATCGATTCTAGGTGGTGGAGCAGAGATTTTCGATCCAGAAATCCGCGCGATTATCTCTGGACATAAGACCAATGCTGACCGTTGGTTTATGATTCACGAAATTACACATCGACTTGGAATGAAATCAAATGCTTCAATCATCTATGGACATATTGAAAAACCTGAACATATCATCGATCATTTAATCCGTTTACGCGAGTTACAGGACAAAACCAATGGTTTTAATGCCTTTTTTGGCTTTGCTTTTCATCCTGATAATACGCCATTAGCAAGGGAGTATAATCTTCAAGGAGAAACAACTGGAATCTATGATTTAAAAATGATGGCTGTTGCTAGATTAATGTTGGATAACTTCCCGCATATTCGTGCTTTTTGGATGGGCATCGGACAAAAACTTGCACAGGTTTCTCTACATTTTGGTGTAGATGATTTAGATGGAACAGTGATGGAGGAACAAATTATCCATTCTGCTGGTTCAGAATCTACTCATTTTGTACCGAAGAACTCCTTCATCAAAATGATTAAAGATGCTGGTCGAATTCCTGTTGAACGGGACACCTTATATAACACGATTAAAATTTATGACTAG
- a CDS encoding DUF1450 domain-containing protein, whose product MKLLIEFCRSNYSWGTEQVKEKLEEDPDLEVMEYGCLGHCSQCLLRPFALVEGEFVDADSPEELLLNIEEKLKEKNQFEDFWDQILKEEE is encoded by the coding sequence ATGAAACTCTTGATTGAATTTTGCCGAAGCAACTATTCTTGGGGAACTGAGCAAGTAAAAGAGAAATTAGAAGAAGATCCTGATCTTGAAGTAATGGAATATGGTTGCTTAGGTCATTGCAGTCAATGTTTATTACGTCCCTTTGCCTTAGTCGAAGGGGAATTCGTAGATGCGGATAGTCCTGAGGAATTATTATTGAATATAGAAGAAAAACTGAAAGAAAAGAATCAATTCGAGGATTTTTGGGATCAAATTTTAAAAGAAGAGGAATAA
- a CDS encoding aspartyl-phosphate phosphatase Spo0E family protein, translated as MKRDLIKEFEEVRKEMEEKGKVLGFQHPLVLELSHRLDRIHNELLKKEKDKKNFRKNPRLYTIFESKMAYDTRISMA; from the coding sequence ATGAAACGAGATTTGATAAAGGAATTTGAAGAGGTAAGAAAAGAAATGGAAGAAAAGGGTAAAGTATTGGGATTTCAACATCCTCTAGTTTTAGAATTAAGTCATCGATTAGATCGAATTCATAATGAGTTGTTAAAGAAGGAAAAAGATAAGAAAAATTTTCGTAAAAATCCTAGACTTTATACGATTTTTGAGTCGAAAATGGCGTATGATACCCGTATTTCCATGGCTTAA